A stretch of the Erinaceus europaeus chromosome 23, mEriEur2.1, whole genome shotgun sequence genome encodes the following:
- the CCL25 gene encoding C-C motif chemokine 25, whose amino-acid sequence MKPCLLCCLGFCILGAWAPTVGAQGAFEDCCLAHHHPIPKSAIRQRATKFHYQSVSGSCNLKAVIFFLPRRVICGDPRDPQVQGLVKLLKQKLSKKMPPGGSRRARPVSHLGAVRLHSGGLPQFRDLTRSSTPRNASHPAMPSSEK is encoded by the exons ATGAAACCTTGTCTACTCTGCTGCCTGGGGTTCTGCATCCTCGGCGCCTGGGCCCCCACCGTTGGTGCTCAAG GCGCCTTTGAGGACTGCTGCCtggcccaccaccaccccatccccaaGTCGGCCATACGCCAGAGAGCCACCAAATTCCACTACCAATCTGTGAGTGGTAGCTGTAACCTGAAGGCGGTCAT ATTCTTCTTGCCCAGGAGGGTAATATGTGGGGACCCTCGAGACCCACAGGTGCAAGGCCTTGTCAAGCTTCTGAAGCAGAAGTTGAGCAAGAAAATGCCGCCTGGGGGTTCCAGAAGAGCCAGACCAG TGTCTCACTTGGGGGCTGTGAGGTTACACTCTGGAGGCCTCCCTCAGTTTAGAGACCTGACCAGGAGCAGCACCCCCAGAAACGCCTCCCACCCAGCCATGCCCAGCTCAG